One Peterkaempfera bronchialis DNA window includes the following coding sequences:
- the rplL gene encoding 50S ribosomal protein L7/L12, which produces MAKLSQDELLEVFGEMTLIELSEFVKAFEEKFDVEAAAPVAVAGIAAAAAPAEAAEEQDEFDVILESAGDKKIQVIKEVRSLTSLGLKEAKDLVDGTPKPVLEKVKKEDAEKAKAALEAAGAKVTVK; this is translated from the coding sequence ATGGCGAAGCTGTCGCAGGACGAGCTGCTCGAGGTCTTCGGTGAGATGACCCTGATCGAGCTCTCCGAGTTCGTGAAGGCCTTCGAGGAGAAGTTCGACGTCGAGGCCGCCGCCCCGGTCGCCGTGGCCGGCATCGCCGCCGCTGCCGCCCCGGCCGAGGCCGCCGAGGAGCAGGACGAGTTCGACGTCATCCTCGAGTCCGCCGGTGACAAGAAGATCCAGGTCATCAAGGAGGTCCGCAGCCTGACCTCGCTCGGCCTGAAGGAGGCCAAGGACTTGGTGGACGGCACCCCGAAGCCGGTCCTGGAGAAGGTCAAGAAGGAGGACGCGGAGAAGGCCAAGGCTGCCCTTGAGGCCGCCGGCGCCAAGGTCACCGTCAAGTGA
- the rplJ gene encoding 50S ribosomal protein L10: protein MARPDKSAAVAELTDKFRSSNAAVLTEYRGLTVAQLKTLRRSLGENAQYAVVKNTLTKIAANEAGITELDDLFAGPTAVAFVTGDPVESAKGLRDFAKENPALIIKGGVLDGKALSADEIKKLADLESREVLLAKLAGGLKASMAKAAATFQAPLTKFARTADALRSKVEQGGAGTPAPAAEDAAAE from the coding sequence ATGGCGAGGCCCGACAAGTCTGCCGCTGTCGCGGAGCTCACGGACAAGTTCCGCAGCTCCAACGCGGCCGTGCTGACCGAGTACCGCGGTCTGACCGTGGCGCAGCTCAAGACGCTGCGCCGTTCGCTGGGTGAGAACGCCCAGTACGCCGTGGTGAAGAACACGCTGACCAAGATCGCTGCCAATGAGGCCGGGATCACCGAGCTGGACGACCTGTTCGCGGGTCCGACGGCTGTGGCCTTCGTCACCGGTGACCCGGTGGAGTCGGCCAAGGGTCTGCGTGACTTCGCCAAGGAGAACCCGGCTCTCATCATCAAGGGCGGTGTCCTTGACGGCAAGGCGCTGTCCGCCGATGAGATCAAGAAGCTCGCGGACCTCGAGTCCCGCGAGGTGCTGCTCGCCAAGCTGGCGGGTGGCCTGAAGGCGTCCATGGCCAAGGCCGCGGCGACCTTCCAGGCCCCGCTCACGAAGTTCGCCCGCACCGCGGACGCGCTTCGCAGCAAGGTCGAGCAGGGCGGTGCCGGTACGCCGGCTCCCGCCGCCGAGGACGCGGCCGCCGAGTAG
- a CDS encoding LolA-like protein, which yields MQQRRLRAAGTVAVLAAAACSPAAGAGSPKTAEPAPAAVLDLVGRNAAAAGTARVSMTMRIPGISGAFTVDGVMGWGDQIGMDIQYGGNEAMKGLDPDGSVHAVAKGATIYYELHGPAISRFGGKHWMRMDLSAGTGAQGGGATEAQLYQDPSAVAKALTASGDLREVGKETVAAAETTRYSGSVPVAKLVAAGSGLTAQQRKRLLRALQAAGIGDTAVDLWVDAEQLPVRVVRTTPTEQGTMTVTTDFADYGTPLKVTVPPASDTADLVDLMKKLKAQG from the coding sequence GTGCAGCAGCGCCGCCTGAGAGCCGCCGGCACCGTCGCGGTGCTGGCCGCCGCCGCCTGCTCCCCCGCAGCCGGGGCGGGCTCGCCGAAGACCGCCGAGCCCGCCCCGGCTGCGGTGCTCGACCTGGTCGGCCGGAACGCCGCCGCGGCCGGTACCGCCCGGGTCTCCATGACGATGCGCATCCCGGGCATCAGCGGGGCCTTCACCGTCGACGGCGTGATGGGGTGGGGCGACCAGATCGGCATGGACATCCAGTACGGCGGCAACGAGGCCATGAAGGGGCTGGACCCGGACGGCTCGGTGCACGCGGTGGCCAAGGGGGCGACCATCTACTACGAGCTGCACGGCCCGGCGATCAGCCGGTTCGGCGGCAAGCACTGGATGAGGATGGACCTGTCCGCCGGGACGGGCGCCCAGGGCGGCGGCGCCACGGAGGCGCAGCTCTACCAGGACCCGTCGGCCGTCGCCAAGGCCCTTACGGCCTCCGGCGACCTCAGGGAGGTCGGCAAGGAGACCGTCGCCGCCGCCGAGACCACCCGCTACTCCGGCTCGGTGCCGGTGGCGAAGCTGGTCGCCGCCGGCTCCGGACTCACCGCGCAGCAGCGGAAGCGCCTGCTCAGGGCGTTGCAGGCGGCGGGCATCGGCGACACCGCCGTCGACCTCTGGGTGGACGCCGAGCAGCTGCCGGTCCGGGTGGTCCGGACGACGCCCACCGAGCAGGGCACCATGACCGTGACGACCGACTTCGCCGACTACGGGACGCCGCTCAAGGTCACCGTCCCACCGGCCTCCGACACGGCGGACCTGGTCGATCTGATGAAGAAGCTGAAGGCGCAGGGCTGA
- the rplA gene encoding 50S ribosomal protein L1, translating to MKRSKALTAAAAKIDRERLYAPLEAIRLAKATSTTKFDSTVEIAMRLGVDPRKADQMVRSTVNLPHGTGKTARVLVFATGERAAAAEAAGADIVGADELIDEVSKGRLDFDAVVATPDLMGKVGRLGRVLGPRGLMPNPKTGTVTPDVAKAVTEIKGGKIEFRVDKHSNLHFIIGKSSFSDEQLVENYAAALEEVLRAKPSAAKGRYIKKATVSTTMGPGVPVDPNRTRNLLVEEDPAAV from the coding sequence CATCCGCCTCGCCAAGGCGACCTCCACCACCAAGTTCGACTCGACCGTCGAGATCGCCATGCGCCTGGGTGTCGACCCGCGCAAGGCCGACCAGATGGTCCGCAGCACCGTGAACCTGCCGCACGGCACCGGCAAGACCGCTCGGGTCCTGGTCTTCGCGACCGGTGAGCGTGCGGCGGCCGCGGAGGCTGCGGGCGCCGACATCGTGGGCGCCGACGAGCTGATCGACGAGGTGTCGAAGGGCCGTCTGGACTTCGACGCCGTCGTCGCCACCCCGGACCTCATGGGCAAGGTCGGCCGCCTGGGCCGGGTGCTCGGTCCCCGTGGCCTGATGCCGAACCCGAAGACCGGCACCGTGACCCCGGACGTGGCCAAGGCCGTGACCGAGATCAAGGGCGGCAAGATCGAGTTCCGCGTCGACAAGCACTCGAACCTGCACTTCATCATCGGCAAGTCGTCCTTCTCCGACGAGCAGCTCGTCGAGAACTACGCCGCCGCCCTTGAGGAGGTGCTGCGGGCCAAGCCGTCCGCCGCCAAGGGCCGCTACATCAAGAAGGCCACCGTGTCGACCACCATGGGCCCCGGCGTCCCGGTCGACCCGAACCGCACCCGGAACCTTCTCGTGGAGGAGGACCCCGCGGCGGTCTGA